Proteins encoded in a region of the Streptomyces akebiae genome:
- a CDS encoding FmdB family zinc ribbon protein, translating into MPTYQYQCTECGEGLEAVQKFTDDALTECPSCNGRLKKVFSAVGIVFKGSGFYRNDSRGSSSSSSPATSKSSSSSSDAKSSTSSSSSSSSDAKSSSSGSSSTSSTSAA; encoded by the coding sequence GTGCCGACGTACCAGTACCAGTGCACCGAATGCGGTGAGGGCCTCGAAGCGGTGCAGAAGTTCACCGACGACGCCCTGACCGAGTGCCCCAGCTGCAACGGCCGCCTCAAGAAGGTGTTCTCGGCGGTCGGCATCGTCTTCAAGGGCTCCGGTTTCTACCGGAACGACAGCCGGGGCTCGTCGTCGAGCAGCAGCCCGGCGACGTCGAAGTCCTCCTCGTCCTCCTCGGACGCGAAGTCCTCGACGTCGTCCTCGTCCTCGTCGTCCTCCGACGCGAAGTCGTCGTCCTCGGGTTCTTCCTCCACCAGCAGCACCTCGGCCGCGTAG
- a CDS encoding MFS transporter: MASTVSSNTSNTSKASRPGYGQLLRTRGAWTFLLPGFAARQPFAMLTLSIVLLVQHTTGSYGAAGAVAAATGVSMALFAPWSGRLADRHGQRAVLIPGILVHGAAGLSLTALALMDAPLWALFAAAVPTGASVPQIGPMVRARWGVKLQDSPLMSTAAAFESVTDELTFVLGPLLATALCTAVHPAAGLLTEAALTLIGGLLFAAQRGTQPRVVPVAHARVERVSALSVPGVRVLIVTFLGIGSVFGGMQVSLAAFSESIGEPGLNGVLYGVFAAGNMLSGIVCGAIAWKAAPQRRLVIGYTALALAASALWTADSVLVLAALGLLVGMCIAPALITGYTLVDSLVPSGARTEAFTWLTGAVALGQAAAVTAAGQLEDRLWTGAGFLVPAAGTALALATLFALRTRLAGSPRSRTVARVVGHRVPVTVD, from the coding sequence GTGGCATCCACGGTCTCCTCGAACACCTCGAACACCTCCAAGGCGTCCCGTCCGGGCTACGGGCAGCTGCTGCGCACCCGTGGCGCGTGGACGTTCCTCCTGCCCGGCTTCGCGGCCCGCCAGCCGTTCGCGATGCTGACGCTCTCCATCGTGCTGCTCGTCCAGCACACCACCGGCTCGTACGGCGCGGCCGGCGCCGTGGCCGCCGCGACCGGCGTCTCCATGGCCCTGTTCGCCCCCTGGAGCGGCCGTCTCGCCGACCGGCACGGCCAGCGGGCCGTCCTGATCCCCGGCATCCTCGTCCACGGCGCGGCCGGCCTCTCCCTGACGGCGCTGGCCCTGATGGACGCCCCCCTGTGGGCGCTCTTCGCCGCCGCCGTGCCCACCGGGGCCTCGGTGCCGCAGATCGGCCCCATGGTGCGCGCCCGCTGGGGCGTCAAGCTCCAGGACTCGCCCCTGATGAGCACCGCGGCCGCCTTCGAGTCCGTCACCGACGAGCTGACCTTCGTCCTCGGCCCGCTGCTCGCGACCGCGCTGTGCACCGCCGTGCACCCGGCCGCCGGCCTGCTCACCGAGGCCGCGCTCACCCTGATCGGCGGCCTGCTGTTCGCCGCGCAGCGCGGCACCCAGCCCCGTGTCGTTCCCGTGGCCCACGCGCGCGTGGAGCGGGTTTCCGCCCTGTCCGTCCCCGGAGTGCGTGTCCTGATCGTCACCTTCCTGGGCATCGGCTCCGTCTTCGGCGGCATGCAGGTCTCCCTCGCCGCCTTCTCCGAGTCGATCGGCGAGCCCGGCCTGAACGGTGTCCTGTACGGCGTGTTCGCCGCCGGCAACATGCTCTCCGGCATCGTCTGCGGCGCGATCGCCTGGAAGGCGGCCCCGCAGCGGCGTCTGGTCATCGGCTACACGGCTCTCGCGCTGGCCGCATCCGCCCTGTGGACCGCGGACTCCGTGCTCGTCCTCGCGGCGCTCGGCCTCCTGGTCGGGATGTGCATCGCCCCCGCCCTGATCACCGGCTACACGCTGGTCGACTCCCTGGTCCCGTCCGGCGCCCGTACGGAGGCCTTCACCTGGCTGACCGGCGCGGTCGCGCTCGGCCAGGCGGCCGCCGTCACGGCCGCCGGTCAGCTGGAGGACCGGCTGTGGACCGGCGCCGGATTCCTGGTGCCCGCGGCCGGTACGGCACTGGCCCTGGCGACCCTGTTCGCCCTGCGTACGCGGCTGGCGGGCAGCCCCCGCAGCCGGACCGTCGCGCGTGTCGTCGGTCACCGAGTGCCGGTGACAGTGGACTGA